ATGGTGGGACTGAAGAGTGCTATCCTACTATCGTTGTCCAGGTAAAACTATCTGCATCAACCTAAGCACAAGTCACTGCTCCCATCTCTGGTGTCTTTAAGGAGAACCAAGCCAGGGCTCTCCCAAGAGCTTCGAAGTGCCCATTCTCCCTGTGGAAACAATCTCTTCTGTGTGTCTGCCTCTGGAAACACTGAGCTGGACAGTCACTCCTTTGAGTGACTATATGCTATTGCATAAAAGGGCTTGGGAGACAGAGCCAAAATAAAGGTAGCTGAGAGATAGAAGCTCTAAAGAGAGATGAAGAGGAGGGAGGTACGGAAAGAGCATTGAATGAAAGGCAGGGGTAATGGAGGGCAACAAGGACGATGTGTTGAGGAGAAAGGAGGTGTGACAGGACAAAGAAAGGGGGAGTGCAGTTTGGGGAGAGCACAGGCAGGGCTTGtgacaaaaagtgaaataaaagagcAGCTTCAGGGCAGCCCTCATGTTGCCCTACTCTGTGGGTCTGACCCACTGCTAATGACAGGCAGTAGGACCTGGTTACAGCAGGACCTGGTTACAGCACCTGTGGGGCTCCCCAGTCCTTGGAACAAAGGTACCACCACGCTGTTGGGGTGCAGAGCCACCTGGGTTATCCTGCCCCCGACTCTGGGCTGGGGGATTCCCACTCTTGCCTTATGTTTTTCAGCcccagcagaagagagaagctaCTCCTGGCTGAACCCCTGGATCTTCCTTGTTTCTGTCCTTGCCATCAAAACTGCCTTTGTAACCATCTACCTTGGTGGGTTCCAGGACCTCTTAATTCCCCTGGGATGAAGGGAGCAGTTGACTGCCTTTTGTCAGATGGAAAAACTCCCTAGTCTCTCTGCCAGCAGGCAAATGCCCTTCGCCAAAACAGCCTATtctgctgcccctctcctgccccactgcctgGACCGACCAAAAGGGAAATCCTTTGCCTGTACTGTCCTGGAGTATCATATTGCTCTGTGATGACTCTTCTCTACTTCTTCTTAACTCCCTTGGGTGAGGCCTCAATGCTCAACAGTTCTACCCCTTCTTGATAAGGGTGAAAGTGGTGCTCTAAAGCTGCAATGGCCAGGAAGATTAAAAGGGAATATATATTAATATTCCACCTTTATTAACCTTATCCCATGACTTCTTTGACCCTTTCCTGACACCATCCTCAAAGGACGTCTAAGCTGTTTTTGTTATCTGGGAAAATGAGTCTCTCAGCCAGCAGAGGTGAGAGGAGCTCATCCAATTAATGCCTCTTCAAAGGAGGGAGTGACCAGTAGTGGGAGAAATGGCCTGCCGTTTCTCATCTCCTTGTTCAATACAGGTTTCAGAGCTTAGCGTAACAGAGTCTCTGTGGGGCTCTAAGCCAGAAGGTGGAGGATAGGGCAGGTTGCTCATGAATGAAGAGGAAAGGATGACAGTAGCACTatcatctttctctttcctctcttcccagtTGTTTTCCTTCATGGAAGCTATGGCCAGTACAAGACTCTGCTCCAGAACACTACAGAGTGGCACTGCATCGCCAACGTATCTGCAGGCAAAAGTGAGTGATGCTAAGAGCCTCATAAGCAACACTAAGAACCTCACCAAAATTTACTCTGGTGTCAGTCAGCCTTTGAGGTTGGGAATGTGATTGTCAGCCAGAGCTGGATTGTTTTGAGGAAGGAAGCTGGAGaattgaggaaagaaaatgctgcattgcaCAATTTTACTTAGGATGCTATGAAAACATGTCTGGGCCAGTGGAAGAGGGTGGGTTGTTCCAGAACTACCTTTGACCACCCAGACCTACCCCTCCCACTGGCCCTCACACAACTCCTCAACTGCTAGTCCAGTTCAGTAATCTAGCTGAAAATGCTTCATCCTTTTGTAAGGGCTGGCTCACGGTCAGTGCGAGGGACAGAGGTAGGAGTGGTAGGAGGATGTTGTTATGCAGTTTAGAGTAGCTGGAGAGCTGGGCTGCAATCACACATGAAGTGACGGCAATGGCAAGTGCTAGAATTCCTGCAGTGCAAATTCCCAAACTCAGTTCAGAGATCTGTTCTCACTTGTGCCCTGCATTCAGAAACAGTTTGCACAGAGGCTAACCCCTACACATTGAGTACATCTGAGCTAGCAGTTCAGACTCCCTTTACAGTCCATGATAAAAAGGTGTTTGCAGGTATAAAATAGGCATGGTCCACCTATTCTTATGGTGGACATCTATGGAAGGCCAGACAAGCTGTGTTCTACACGTGCTCAATTTGCTGTTCCCTGTAAAAAAAACCTGCCTAGCCCCATGAGGCACAAGCACGTCCATCAAACAGCAGACAGACTCTCCCAACCAAAACACTTAAGAATTCAGAAGAAATTGTCCAGCATTGCTTGGTCATGTGGGAAAACTTTAGCTTTCATTGTGGAGTTAGGAATGGATGGAAAAGTTTTGCAGAGTACATGATGGCTACAGGCCATCCTCGAGCTCTTCAGTGAAAGGTCAGGGTGGGCAGCACAGAGACAGAGAGCTCCAAGTTCCTTAGACTGCTTGAACTTGATTTTGCATGTGTTCTGATGCTCTCTAGTGTCACGGTCTCTCTTTCTACAAAGGTACATAATGGTGCACCTTGAGTGGATCTAATATATAAGAGCAGGTAGGTTAGCAAAATTTTTGCTAGCTGTTCCACTCACTGGACTCTACCCCATTCATTTGGTGCCATGAATGGGATGTGAGATTCTGTGCTGTGAAGATAGCTCTTGAAGGGCACAGGGTTATCTGGGTCCACCTTGTAGTATGAATAGGATGTGCTTGCTTGCTGTGGGTGGGCTGGAGCATTGGCAGGGCATTGTCACCACATGCGACCCCCTGAAGAGCTCCTGGCTGGGAAACCCAAGAAGAGTCCTTATGAGGTCTGATATTCAGAGCAAGCATCTAAGCTAGCACATACAAGGGAGTATTTGTTTGTTGACTTTATTAGATGAACTTTTCAGCCTGATATATTCTATACAGAGATATATTCAGAGTATAATATATACAGCTCccagatatagatatatatagccTCAAAGCATGTAGCCTCATGCTTTGAGATAATAtatctgtgttttttttaagccatcaTGTGACTTTCTGGCTATAAGTCAGATCTCTAGGAAAACCTGGCTAGTGTAAGGAACTGCTGAGCAGTTTACTGTACATGTCTGTCAGTCTGCATGAGTTGAGAGCTAAACACTTGGACAACACTTTTCTGATGGAAGTGTTCCCAGAAGAGCACGAGCCAACTACTTCCCATCTCACTTCCTCAGGAAGGGTAAGGCAGAAACTGTGTCTCCCAGCAAACAGGGGTTGCATGGACATGGCAGAACAGatagagaaagggaaaggcacTCAGGCAGGGGCCTTGTGACAGGAGCCTGTTAGGCTGTTGACAGCTTTACTTGTGGAGCATGGAAGAGAGAGTTTACATCTGTCCGGATTAGAAGTGTGGTTCAAACCCCTCCCCAAACACTGGGACCCTACATTGAGCTCACTAAGATGAAGGACAGCGCATCTCGTTCAAAAgcaagattctttttttccccccacagaggAGAGCTGGACATGCTGCCCAAAGGGCTGGAAACGCTTTCAAGGAAGCTGCTATTATCTGTCGGATGATAGGATGCCCTGGGCTGAGAGTGTGCAGAACTGCACTGGGATGGGTTCCCACCTGGTGGTGATCAACACCGAAGCAGAGCAGGTACGTGCAGGGCTGAGAGAGGGGCACAGCAGCCAGAGACACAgtgccaggccctgggggggACCCAGAGCCCCTCCTTGCTcctgcaggggaggggggatgtcctttctgcatccctgcagcaccggctcccctctgccaccagcctcACCCCACAGGGACTCCTGTGCCTCCCTCCGCTCAGTCCTGCACCTCATGGACATTGTGCTTTTTCCAGGAGTTCCTCTTCAACTTGGCAAAAGGAGTATTTACTAACGCCTATGAAACAAAATACTACATAGGCTTAACTGCTTATGAAAATGGGCGATGGCAGTGGGTGGATCAGACTCCATATAAGAAGGCAGCCACGTGAGTATCCCAGGGGAGTGAGGAAGGTCCTGTAATTCACATCCTTCAGTCCAAGTGATCAATACACTGTGTAAGGCAGGTATGTGTCATAGAGGGGTCTCTGTCTCTAACTGCACTCTAAGTCAGAAAACTTGACTAGTTTCCTAGTCAAAAACATAGTAGAGATCACAGAAGTAAAAACCTGTAGTATACtctcacaaattaaaaatacatatatatatatatacaaaaaacgatcactgcctttaaaaatttaaattcatagAAAGTCTTCAATGACATGGCAGAGCTTTGTCTTTGAAGAAAGTCTTTGCCTTGCCAGAGCTCCTGATCTCTGTTACAGTAatcttcccctttctcttccaCAACTGTTTGAGGTGATTTCACTCCCACTGTCATGCATGCCAGTGCATTCCCAATAGAGGAACTTTCTTTTACAGGTTCTGGAAACCCGGGGAACCCAATTTACTCTTTGCAGAAAAATGTGCTGCAATTCATGTCAAAGGAAACACAGACTCCAGCACTTACAGTAACTGGAATAACATCCTTTGCTTCACAAGTTGCTATCGAATTTGTGAACTGGCAGTCAAATTTGTCTGAGGAAGGAAACTCCACTTTGGATGAAGGACCTGAAGGAGTATCCTTGAGAAAGGGCAGCTCATGAAAGAGCTGATGAAAAGCTGGTCTGAACCCACACAAATGCTTTATCTTGCAATGTAGGATGAGCAAGCCTGGCACAGAATCCCAGCTCTGAAGGACCTCCATTCTCAGCCTGTGCCCCTGCATCTCTTTCCAAGCTGAAGATCAGTCCTGGGTGAAATCTCTCAGGCTGATGTCAAGGACCTACTGTCCCCTTTTCACTTTCCTCCTTCGTAGGTGGGTGCCCTGATCCTCCAGTACTTTCCTTGACTCCTTGTCCAGTTGATATGTCAATGATGCAGAAAATGCCCTCTCTCTGTTTCATGAAAGGATACGGGTCCTACAAATCACTGGAGCAGAATTTGAAAGAAGAGCATTCAGTGGAGTGTGCTTGGCCCACCCCTGAAGGGAACAATTATTCATGGCTTACCTTTaatgtttccttcttccttcagaaTATTCTGTGTTGAAAAGTTAAAAcaacatataaataaatgttaattctGCTCTTTGCATGAGGCTGTCTTCTGAGAGACAAGTCCCAGCCCCTCGCCAACCCACCCTCTCTGCATGGTAGATTTAACTTTTCAGTGTGTTTGGCACCTGCAGGTGAGAATATTACTGTGAGTGTGCTGAACTGGCCAGGAACAGGAACAACCTAGTGTTCATCTGCAGAGCATCTCCAAACATGTGAGAAAGGCTGTCAACGCTTTTGGAGAATCACGTGTGAGGGAAGCAACAGAGCAGGCTGTCTAATAGTCAATGCCAACAACTGTTTGCCCAGGATGTAGCAGAAAGGAGGTGAATTTTGGAGATCCTGCTGAGACATGTGGCGGGATTAAGCATGGCAatgaaggggagagaaagcaatcAAATATCACATGAAGGATAAAAGTCTCCCCAGGAGGGATTTCTAATATGAGAAAAGGGTAGAAGACCCCTATCAGAGGCATCATTGCAAATCAGACACACAGAATTCTTGAGCAAGTGCTCTGCTTCCCCCAAATTCCCCAAACTTCTGTCTGTATATTCCTCTCCTTTCATCAATGATATCCATACTCcctgaagagctggaagtttccAGTTTGGGACTAAAAATACACCCTGAAAAATCAGTTCtgggtgatttttcttttttattcatcaAAAATCTGAGCACAATTTTGTGCCATTTCCACCTGAAGCAATGTATTTGCCAGGTTTCTCTTTTAGCCATTGGACCAAAAGCTTGGCTGTTGCAAGGTCTTGGTCTCTTATTTTCTAGAGTTGCCGGGATCTTTTCACAACGGAGAAAACTTTGTTGTCCTGTTCAACAAgacagcaaacaaaaacattgcaatggacttctcttttccatttccccCAGCTCAGTTCTGGAAACCACAGCAGCAGggttttgaggaagaaaatggagCAGATAAGACACACAGAGAGTGACCAGTGTTTTACAGGAGGTTTTAGAGGCAGCTGCAGTTCTGGCTGCTGGGAGGTGATGTGGGACAGAGCAAGCCTTGCACTTGGTTTGCAAGAAAATGTAACTTGCTAGAAACTGTCTCCGTGCCCCAAATTTGGAATGCAAAGTTTTTCTTGAGATGTTTTAACAAAAGAAGGATCTTGGGAGATGATACTGGGTTTGCCTACAGAAGTGCTGAAGGGAAGTTCCTGATCCCATCTCcctgcaaatacacacacatacatatacatgcatacacaaGTACAAACCCATTCTTTTACATTAGTTGTATAATACAGCAAATGAAGGTAGAGAGAAGAATTGGTCCCTGTCCCTGCTTTGTGCAGCCACTGTTGAAGGGTAAGTGGTAAAACTCTGAGCAAGTGTTTCAGCCATGTGTCTCAGTAAAGTCAATGCCCTTGAGTAGTCAACCCCAAAAGCCGCACTCGGTTTAGGTAGCGATGGACTCTGTACACAGTAAGTGTTGGCACAGATGTAGAGTAGTGCAAAAGCCTTCCTCTTAATGTATTGCTCTTTGATACTGATTTATCTGAAAGAGGTACCTTTCTTCAACATATGAGAAACAGGCATTATGTCTCAAGTCTGCCTTGGTTCAGGAGGCAGTAGATGTCATAACAAGAGGCAGAGGTAGGGATATACAGTCAGGTATAGCACTTTTAGAAAGCTTCAGAAGAACAATCCCTGCATAtttgtcgtggatggagtgatgcacttcactagtaagagagaagcaaaaaatagactttattgatataaaacagtgagttaacaaggttcaatggtaaatgtgatagtggtttaacaagattcgatggcaaggtacacttgattatttactgcatagaggacaaggtcagacaaaactgtcggggagaccctcccgttgagtcatgaggttcggaaaagatccccttgctttctaaactccttctcagagaggagtctaggtgtggctagatccagtcctagtcccagacttggtcaagggtttatgtctaaaggattatatgtgtgcaatcaatcctttatatcacttagctaagattgcaaagtttagcatgctattagtcacttaccaaggatctgttgcagcaaggaatctctcaacctcgaggagtaaccttgagggAGatcctactcaaggggagatcctggcttGCAGCCCACTGCtctgcaggagagctccaagggctcttgggctgctcacaaTTTATGAGGGTAAGATGATttacccatagtcatatttgcataccgaccacagattttagtttctttgctgtggttaggtgggtgcatcgcacaatagcccttgactattgtgttgttatctgtctcctgaatccactttgagctggatgcagccatcatgaccagatgcatccattacgatggtcactggtggttatcgctgagcagggttacaggagataaaggctGGTGAGGGGAGTGAACAGTGGTGGAGGGGAGAAGCACACCATCACAATATTGAACTAGGAAGCTGGGTGGAAAGGACAAAAAGTTTATCAGATTAGCATACTTCATGATGGCATCTGTAGTCCTTGTTTTCAGGTGGGCATCCTGGCCACATTCCAGCTGCCTGTCAGAACAAGACCTGGATGCTCACCGCTCCTTGGCACATtaacttttcctttggaaaggaaTGCAGGTCTGAGGATAGGGAAGGAGCCACAGTGACTTTCACTTCTGAGGATACAGACACTGAAGACATGGTCTGACTGCAGCAAAAACCAGCTTCTGGTTTTCCTCAAGAAACTCTGCGATGTCTTCGAGATGCTGTCATCAGCTGTAAAAAACATCAGAAGAGCCATATTGGAAGGACAGCCTGGGAATATACCTCATTCTCCTGCATATTGCTTCTTTCTGCAGAGGAGAGCACAGCCAGTTCTTCCCGCTCCCTCAATCCTACTCTGCAAGTCTCTTAGAAATT
The genomic region above belongs to Mycteria americana isolate JAX WOST 10 ecotype Jacksonville Zoo and Gardens chromosome 1, USCA_MyAme_1.0, whole genome shotgun sequence and contains:
- the LOC142413353 gene encoding C-type lectin domain family 4 member E-like; protein product: MNRRGRVSPGTAAPAEERSYSWLNPWIFLVSVLAIKTAFVTIYLVVFLHGSYGQYKTLLQNTTEWHCIANVSAGKKESWTCCPKGWKRFQGSCYYLSDDRMPWAESVQNCTGMGSHLVVINTEAEQEFLFNLAKGVFTNAYETKYYIGLTAYENGRWQWVDQTPYKKAATFWKPGEPNLLFAEKCAAIHVKGNTDSSTYSNWNNILCFTSCYRICELAVKFV